Genomic DNA from Planctomycetia bacterium:
GACGCTCGGCGGGCAGTTCGAGTTTCGCAACATTAAGCTGAAAGAGCTCGCGAAGCCTTGAGCAAAATGGCCCGCATCCCTAAAATGCGGCCTCTTCCTCATTACTTCAAAAGCTTCGCGTTGGAGATTTCGGTCCATGGAACGTACGCTCATTTTGTTTAAGCCCGACTGCGTAGAGCGACGGCTCGTTGGCCGGATTCTAAGCCGCTTCGAAGATAAGGGGATGAACGTCGTCGCGATGAAGCTGATGCACA
This window encodes:
- a CDS encoding nucleoside-diphosphate kinase, whose protein sequence is MERTLILFKPDCVERRLVGRILSRFEDKGMNVVAMKLMH